The Cellulomonas sp. S1-8 genome has a window encoding:
- a CDS encoding cupin domain-containing protein: MTNLPGGVSVSRLRVYDWPAPDGVGRSGSGTPHVHIASTEAYVVLSGTGALHTLGPEGFAEHPLRPGVVVTVQPGVVHRAVNDGDLEMLVVMSNAGLPEMGDAVMTFPPPALLDVATYREAATLPTGAGAHADVTDEQVAHAARARRDLALQGYGQLREAAEANGPRAALQPFYDAAVRLVRTSVPRWQDLWGRTAFAETDATAGVLEGLMRGAAPHLQAGRAERVESHPAPRRYGLCGRLETWPA, from the coding sequence ATGACCAATCTTCCCGGGGGTGTCTCCGTCAGCCGGCTGCGCGTCTACGACTGGCCGGCCCCCGACGGCGTCGGTCGCTCCGGGAGCGGGACGCCCCACGTCCACATCGCGTCGACCGAGGCCTACGTGGTGCTGTCCGGCACGGGAGCCCTCCACACGCTCGGCCCCGAGGGCTTCGCGGAGCACCCGCTGCGGCCGGGTGTCGTCGTCACGGTCCAGCCGGGCGTCGTGCACCGCGCCGTCAACGACGGCGACCTCGAGATGCTCGTCGTCATGTCGAACGCCGGCCTGCCGGAGATGGGCGACGCCGTCATGACGTTCCCGCCCCCGGCCCTCCTCGACGTCGCGACCTACCGCGAGGCCGCGACGCTGCCCACCGGCGCCGGCGCGCACGCCGACGTGACCGACGAGCAGGTCGCGCACGCCGCACGCGCCCGGCGCGACCTGGCGCTGCAGGGGTACGGGCAGCTGCGCGAGGCCGCCGAGGCCAACGGTCCCCGGGCGGCCCTGCAGCCGTTCTACGACGCGGCCGTGCGCCTCGTGCGGACGTCGGTGCCACGCTGGCAGGACCTGTGGGGACGCACCGCGTTCGCGGAGACCGACGCGACGGCGGGCGTCCTCGAGGGTCTGATGCGCGGCGCGGCGCCGCACCTGCAGGCAGGACGCGCCGAGCGCGTCGAGTCCCACCCGGCACCCCGCCGCTACGGCCTGTGCGGACGCCTGGAGACCTGGCCCGCCTGA
- a CDS encoding alpha-N-arabinofuranosidase produces MSTRATVLLHPEFRTGTIDRRLFGSFVEHLGRAVYTGIHEPGHPTADEHGFRRDVADLTRELGVTIARYPGGNFVSNYVWEDGVGPVAERKPFIDLAWRTVEPNTVGTDEFLQWAEREGIEPMMAVNLGTRGVAAAAALVEYCNGVAGTRWADLRIANGRTEPYGVRLWCLGNEMDGPWQIGHKDAHEYGRLAAEAGKAMKLVDPTVELVVCGSSGMQMATFGEWEQTVLSYTYDLVDHISMHAYYEELDGDRASFLGSATGMDRFIRRVVASVDAVGARRRSDKEISISFDEWNIWYLKSRFPGESHLPLQHPPARIIEDVYSALDAVVLGDLMVTLLNHADRVPIACLAQLVNVIAPIMTEPGGAAWKQPTFHPFAATARLAQGDVLDVRVQAPTITTAEHGEVPAVTAAVTWAGEPTSGELGVFLVNRTAEPVEVELRHPGVAVTLRGGVQVTADHEPAVHGPEHAARVEAGHVTTLDDAPVTASAVGSTTLRLPPESWTALAGTATLT; encoded by the coding sequence ATGAGCACGCGCGCCACCGTCCTGCTGCACCCCGAGTTCCGGACGGGCACGATCGACCGCCGCCTGTTCGGCTCGTTCGTCGAGCACCTCGGCCGCGCCGTGTACACCGGCATCCACGAGCCCGGGCACCCGACGGCGGACGAGCACGGGTTCCGGCGCGACGTCGCCGACCTCACCCGCGAGCTCGGGGTCACGATCGCGCGCTACCCCGGCGGCAACTTCGTCTCCAACTACGTGTGGGAGGACGGCGTCGGCCCTGTCGCCGAGCGCAAGCCGTTCATCGACCTCGCCTGGCGGACCGTGGAGCCCAACACCGTCGGGACCGACGAGTTCCTGCAGTGGGCCGAGCGCGAGGGCATCGAGCCGATGATGGCCGTCAACCTCGGCACGCGGGGCGTCGCCGCCGCGGCCGCGCTCGTCGAGTACTGCAACGGCGTCGCCGGCACGCGCTGGGCGGACCTGCGCATCGCCAACGGCCGCACCGAGCCCTACGGCGTGCGGCTGTGGTGCCTGGGCAACGAGATGGACGGCCCGTGGCAGATCGGCCACAAGGACGCGCACGAGTACGGCCGCCTCGCCGCCGAGGCCGGCAAGGCCATGAAGCTCGTCGACCCGACGGTCGAGCTCGTCGTGTGCGGGTCCTCGGGCATGCAGATGGCGACGTTCGGCGAGTGGGAGCAGACCGTCCTGTCGTACACGTACGACCTGGTCGACCACATCTCGATGCACGCGTACTACGAGGAGCTCGACGGCGACCGCGCGTCGTTCCTCGGCTCGGCGACGGGCATGGACCGGTTCATCCGCCGGGTCGTCGCGTCGGTCGACGCCGTGGGCGCGCGCCGACGGTCCGACAAGGAGATCTCCATCTCGTTCGACGAGTGGAACATCTGGTACCTCAAGTCCCGGTTCCCCGGGGAGTCCCACCTGCCCCTGCAGCACCCGCCGGCGCGCATCATCGAGGACGTCTACTCCGCGCTCGACGCCGTCGTCCTCGGCGACCTGATGGTGACGCTGCTCAACCACGCCGACCGCGTCCCGATCGCGTGCCTCGCGCAGCTCGTCAACGTCATCGCGCCGATCATGACCGAGCCGGGCGGCGCCGCCTGGAAGCAGCCGACGTTCCACCCGTTCGCGGCCACCGCGCGCCTCGCGCAGGGCGACGTGCTCGACGTCCGCGTGCAGGCCCCGACGATCACGACCGCCGAGCACGGCGAGGTCCCCGCGGTCACCGCCGCCGTCACGTGGGCGGGCGAGCCCACGTCCGGCGAGCTGGGCGTCTTCCTCGTCAACCGGACCGCCGAGCCCGTCGAGGTCGAGCTGCGCCACCCCGGCGTCGCCGTCACGCTGCGGGGCGGCGTGCAGGTCACCGCGGACCACGAGCCCGCCGTCCACGGCCCCGAGCACGCGGCCCGCGTCGAGGCCGGGCACGTGACGACGCTCGACGACGCCCCGGTCACCGCGAGCGCCGTCGGCTCGACGACGCTGCGCCTCCCCCCGGAGTCCTGGACCGCCCTGGCCGGCACCGCCACCCTCACCTGA
- a CDS encoding TetR/AcrR family transcriptional regulator: MSGTSTTDAVADPTVSRRRQHTRERLLDAAFDLFADEGVDATSIEAVCERAGFTRGAFYSNFESKYALLLALAAREHRRRLHELRGALAVAQGECAQDEGTRDVGMDLAAITGFLELLLERISDDRRWRVINAELTLLAMRQPEVAQHYRDLDRQMTDEVADEIERLMPTLGRRLVLPARQVMRVLTAGYLADLHAADLSGDPHPAARAREDAATWLPVVADRLTTPL; encoded by the coding sequence ATGAGCGGGACCAGCACGACGGACGCCGTCGCCGACCCCACGGTCTCCCGGCGCCGCCAGCACACACGCGAGCGGCTGCTCGACGCGGCCTTCGACCTGTTCGCCGACGAGGGCGTCGACGCGACGTCCATCGAGGCCGTCTGCGAGCGCGCAGGTTTCACCCGCGGCGCCTTCTACTCGAACTTCGAGAGCAAGTACGCCCTGCTGCTCGCCCTCGCGGCCCGCGAGCACCGCCGCCGCCTGCACGAGCTGCGTGGCGCCCTGGCCGTCGCGCAGGGCGAGTGCGCGCAGGACGAGGGCACGCGGGACGTCGGCATGGACCTCGCCGCGATCACCGGGTTCCTCGAGCTCCTGCTCGAGCGCATCTCCGACGACCGCCGCTGGCGCGTCATCAACGCCGAGCTGACGCTGCTGGCCATGCGCCAGCCCGAGGTCGCGCAGCACTACCGCGACCTGGACCGCCAGATGACCGACGAGGTCGCCGACGAGATCGAGCGGCTCATGCCCACGCTCGGCCGCCGCCTCGTGCTGCCCGCGCGCCAGGTGATGCGCGTGCTCACCGCCGGCTACCTGGCCGACCTGCACGCGGCGGACCTCTCCGGGGACCCGCACCCCGCCGCCCGCGCCCGCGAGGACGCCGCCACGTGGCTCCCGGTCGTCGCCGACCGCCTCACCACCCCCCTCTGA
- a CDS encoding MMPL family transporter, with protein sequence MSSALYRLGRAAFARRRAVIGAWLAALVLVGAGAGLLGGTLDNSVTIPGTESQAALDRLSATFPEAAGTSAQVLVVGEDGAQVDQPDVVAAVDEAIAELLDVEVVTSAVSPFDTETPGASAVSDDGQAALITLSLEGEGVAMGDEIKDGLRAVVDDLDAALPEGYEATIGGQLYAQEFPGLTITEALGVAVAFVVLIVTLGSFAAAGMPLLNALLGVGLSTLLVFVAAAFTSVTSTTPLLSLMLGLAVGIDYALFIVSRYREMLSTGLPPQEAAARANATAGSAVIFAGLTVMIALVGLGVAGIPFLTTMGVAGAAAVGVAVLVSITLVPAMLGVAGDRLRARPSRRARRAAAAQPDPAQRVAARAATGSGSAATTSGPTGGDDWDLPAHHNRFFAGWVRLATARPWITVVVTVGALAALAFPALDLRLALPDAGVQPVGSSQRITYDRISEHFGAGANGPLVITGSIVTSDDPLQLMEDVADELRGLPGVEDVPLATPNASIDTGIVQVVPTTGPTDPATAELVRAIRDLRPQILAEHGFDLSVTGFTAVGIDVSAKLGAALLPFAVFVVGLSLVLLTMVFRSIAVPLKATLGYLLSVAAAFGVVASVFEHGIGADLLHVSRLGPIISFMPIVLMGVLFGLAMDYEVFLVSRMREDYVHSGNARASIVTGFVGSAKVVTAAAIIMVAVFFAFVPEGDSSIKPIALGLAVGVAVDAFVVRMTLVPAVMQILGDRAWWMPRGLARVLPSFDVEGEALHRELGLASWPGDPDVVVAARDLRLAVADGSDVVNLAVRRGEALVARNDEPARVAALLLTVAGRLTPAGGDLKVDGYLLPVRAAAVRRRVGYVDLRAEGVDALVAAVAERPAVLAVDRVDLVTDPQMRAHVARTLARAADAGTTLLLGVVGTADTDDLVPAGTPVTTLAPHTGVLA encoded by the coding sequence GTGTCCTCTGCGCTCTACCGCCTCGGCCGTGCCGCGTTCGCGCGTCGGCGCGCCGTCATCGGCGCCTGGTTGGCAGCCCTGGTCCTCGTCGGCGCCGGTGCGGGCCTGCTCGGCGGCACGCTCGACAACTCCGTGACGATCCCCGGCACCGAGTCGCAGGCGGCGCTCGACCGGCTCTCCGCGACGTTCCCGGAGGCCGCCGGCACGTCCGCGCAGGTCCTGGTCGTCGGCGAGGACGGCGCGCAGGTCGACCAGCCCGACGTCGTCGCGGCCGTCGACGAAGCGATCGCGGAGCTCCTGGACGTCGAGGTCGTCACCTCGGCCGTCTCCCCGTTCGACACCGAGACGCCCGGCGCGTCGGCCGTCAGCGACGACGGCCAGGCCGCGCTGATCACGCTGTCCCTCGAGGGTGAGGGCGTCGCCATGGGCGACGAGATCAAGGACGGCCTGCGCGCCGTCGTCGACGACCTCGACGCCGCCCTGCCCGAGGGGTACGAGGCGACGATCGGCGGGCAGCTCTACGCGCAGGAGTTCCCCGGCCTGACCATCACCGAGGCGCTCGGCGTGGCCGTCGCGTTCGTCGTGCTGATCGTCACGCTCGGGTCGTTCGCCGCCGCGGGCATGCCGCTGCTCAACGCCCTGCTCGGGGTCGGCCTGTCGACGCTGCTCGTCTTCGTCGCCGCCGCGTTCACGTCGGTCACCAGCACCACCCCGCTGCTCTCCCTGATGCTGGGCCTGGCCGTCGGCATCGACTACGCCCTGTTCATCGTCTCCCGCTACCGCGAGATGCTGTCCACCGGCCTGCCCCCGCAGGAGGCCGCGGCGCGCGCCAACGCGACCGCGGGCTCGGCCGTCATCTTCGCGGGCCTGACCGTGATGATCGCCCTGGTCGGCCTGGGCGTGGCCGGCATCCCCTTCCTCACGACGATGGGCGTCGCGGGTGCCGCCGCCGTCGGCGTGGCCGTGCTCGTGTCGATCACGCTCGTGCCCGCGATGCTGGGCGTCGCCGGCGACCGGCTGCGTGCGCGCCCGTCCCGACGCGCCCGTCGTGCGGCCGCCGCGCAGCCGGACCCCGCGCAGCGGGTCGCCGCGCGTGCCGCCACCGGGTCCGGGTCGGCCGCGACGACGTCCGGCCCGACCGGCGGCGACGACTGGGACCTGCCCGCGCACCACAACCGCTTCTTCGCGGGCTGGGTCCGGCTCGCGACCGCGCGCCCGTGGATCACGGTGGTCGTCACCGTCGGCGCGCTCGCCGCGCTCGCGTTCCCCGCGCTGGACCTGCGGCTCGCCCTGCCCGACGCGGGCGTGCAGCCCGTCGGCTCGTCGCAGCGCATCACCTACGACCGCATCTCCGAGCACTTCGGGGCCGGCGCCAACGGCCCGCTCGTGATCACCGGCAGCATCGTCACCAGCGACGACCCGCTGCAGCTCATGGAGGACGTCGCCGACGAGCTGCGGGGCCTGCCGGGGGTCGAGGACGTGCCGCTGGCCACGCCGAACGCCTCCATCGACACCGGCATCGTGCAGGTCGTCCCGACGACCGGCCCGACCGACCCCGCGACCGCCGAGCTCGTCCGCGCGATCCGCGACCTGCGGCCGCAGATCCTCGCCGAGCACGGGTTCGACCTGTCCGTCACGGGCTTCACCGCCGTCGGCATCGACGTGTCCGCCAAGCTCGGCGCGGCGCTGCTGCCGTTCGCGGTGTTCGTCGTCGGGCTCTCGCTCGTCCTGCTGACCATGGTGTTCCGCTCGATCGCCGTGCCGCTGAAGGCCACGCTCGGCTACCTGCTGTCGGTCGCCGCCGCGTTCGGCGTGGTCGCCAGCGTGTTCGAGCACGGCATCGGCGCCGACCTGCTGCACGTGTCGCGGCTCGGGCCGATCATCTCGTTCATGCCGATCGTCCTCATGGGCGTGCTCTTCGGCCTGGCGATGGACTACGAGGTGTTCCTCGTGTCCCGCATGCGCGAGGACTACGTGCACTCCGGCAACGCCCGCGCGTCCATCGTCACGGGCTTCGTCGGCTCCGCGAAGGTCGTCACCGCGGCCGCCATCATCATGGTCGCGGTGTTCTTCGCGTTCGTCCCCGAGGGGGACTCGAGCATCAAACCCATCGCGCTGGGTCTGGCCGTGGGCGTCGCGGTCGACGCGTTCGTCGTCCGCATGACGCTCGTGCCGGCCGTCATGCAGATCCTCGGCGACCGCGCGTGGTGGATGCCGCGCGGCCTGGCGCGTGTGCTGCCGTCGTTCGACGTCGAGGGCGAGGCGCTGCACCGCGAGCTCGGCCTCGCGTCGTGGCCGGGCGACCCCGACGTCGTCGTCGCCGCGCGGGACCTGCGCCTCGCGGTCGCCGACGGCAGCGACGTCGTGAACCTCGCCGTGCGTCGGGGCGAGGCCCTGGTCGCGCGCAACGACGAGCCGGCGCGCGTGGCCGCGCTGCTGCTCACCGTCGCCGGCCGGCTCACCCCCGCGGGCGGCGACCTCAAGGTCGACGGGTACCTGCTGCCCGTGCGCGCCGCGGCCGTGCGTCGCCGCGTCGGGTACGTCGACCTGCGGGCGGAGGGCGTCGACGCGCTCGTCGCCGCGGTCGCCGAGCGGCCCGCGGTCCTCGCGGTCGACCGTGTCGACCTCGTCACCGACCCGCAGATGCGTGCGCACGTCGCCCGCACCCTCGCCCGCGCCGCCGACGCGGGGACGACCCTCCTGCTCGGCGTCGTCGGCACCGCCGACACCGACGACCTGGTGCCTGCCGGCACCCCCGTGACCACCCTCGCGCCGCACACCGGCGTCCTCGCGTGA
- a CDS encoding YhgE/Pip family protein — protein MSRTSLTSPSVRRWPAVVVALAAPLALVVVLLAASWAPADGLARVQAAVVNQDEPVTLEGQYTPLGRQLAGALVEGSDDAANYDWVVTDEADATAGLADGTYAAVVTIPENFSAAATSFAAGDGTAEQATVDIASPRGATAVDQVVASTVATTATRVLGNQLTSTYVENVLVGFSTLSEQLGDAADGATQLADGVRALSDGTGLLTTGADGLAGGATQLSSGVAAVADGANKLAGGTSQIAGGARTLADGAQQLAGGAGQSASGARELANGATTLTSGTTQLAGGLAQTSAQISDPAAGLPALAAGADGIAAGTRQLITEMLSTAQLLVSVNACTSPDDSTTCAIALGQVAALEAQLEPTTADSLVNGADALARGVGAAVTGDGTAQNPGLVVGLQQLAAGAAQVDTGTQQLSGGAGLLADGLDQLAAGTSGLADGAADLADGATQVASGSSQLAAGIAQLDGGASQLADGTAQLADGVRQTDDGAAQLADGSAELGTGLGQAVEQLPTTPADERANLAQVVTSPVAAPTSTVSGPLGPVSTLVAVALWIGALVLFLVMRPLPVRVAGSTRSALAQAAGALALPALLSVVAGAAVGAVAGGITDQGAGRTVGLAVVGAVAAVALAAFHQAVAAWFGTAGRVVAVVAGFAFLVAGLAATVPAWVGTSVDWLPLGATADALGAVVGESPASLGGAIVALVLWVAASVLATAGAATRARQAVGTRTLAAYA, from the coding sequence ATGTCCCGCACCTCGCTGACCAGCCCGTCCGTCCGGCGGTGGCCCGCCGTCGTCGTCGCCCTCGCAGCGCCCCTCGCGCTCGTCGTCGTGCTGCTCGCGGCGTCGTGGGCGCCCGCCGACGGCCTGGCCCGCGTGCAGGCCGCCGTCGTCAACCAGGACGAGCCCGTGACGCTCGAGGGGCAGTACACGCCGCTCGGGCGGCAGCTCGCCGGCGCCCTCGTCGAGGGCTCGGACGACGCCGCCAACTACGACTGGGTCGTCACCGACGAGGCCGACGCCACCGCCGGTCTCGCCGACGGCACGTACGCGGCCGTCGTGACGATCCCGGAGAACTTCTCCGCCGCCGCGACGTCGTTCGCGGCCGGCGACGGCACCGCCGAGCAGGCGACCGTGGACATCGCGTCGCCCCGCGGGGCGACGGCGGTCGACCAGGTCGTCGCCTCCACGGTCGCGACGACCGCGACCCGTGTCCTCGGCAACCAGCTGACCAGCACGTACGTCGAGAACGTGCTCGTCGGCTTCTCGACCCTCAGCGAGCAGCTCGGCGACGCCGCCGACGGCGCCACGCAGCTGGCCGACGGGGTCCGGGCCCTGTCCGACGGCACCGGGCTGCTCACGACGGGCGCGGACGGGCTCGCGGGCGGCGCGACGCAGCTGTCGAGCGGCGTCGCGGCCGTCGCGGACGGCGCGAACAAGCTCGCGGGCGGGACGTCGCAGATCGCCGGCGGCGCACGCACGCTGGCGGACGGCGCGCAGCAGCTCGCCGGGGGCGCCGGACAGTCCGCGTCGGGAGCGCGGGAGCTCGCGAACGGCGCGACGACGCTGACGTCGGGGACGACGCAGCTCGCGGGCGGTCTGGCACAGACCTCGGCGCAGATCAGCGACCCGGCGGCCGGGCTGCCGGCGCTGGCGGCGGGCGCGGACGGCATCGCCGCGGGGACCCGGCAGCTCATCACCGAGATGCTCTCGACCGCGCAGCTCCTCGTCTCGGTCAACGCGTGCACGTCCCCGGACGACAGCACGACGTGCGCGATCGCGCTCGGCCAGGTGGCCGCGCTGGAGGCGCAGCTCGAGCCGACCACCGCAGACTCCCTCGTGAACGGTGCGGACGCGCTCGCCCGCGGGGTCGGCGCAGCGGTGACCGGTGACGGCACCGCCCAGAACCCCGGCCTCGTCGTCGGCCTGCAGCAGCTCGCCGCGGGGGCCGCGCAGGTCGACACCGGGACGCAGCAGCTCTCGGGAGGCGCGGGTCTGCTCGCCGACGGGCTGGACCAGCTCGCTGCCGGCACGTCCGGGCTCGCGGACGGCGCCGCGGACCTGGCCGACGGCGCGACGCAGGTCGCGAGCGGGTCCTCGCAGCTCGCGGCCGGCATCGCCCAGCTCGACGGCGGCGCGTCCCAGCTCGCCGACGGCACGGCGCAGCTCGCCGACGGCGTCCGACAGACCGACGACGGTGCGGCGCAGCTCGCCGACGGGTCCGCGGAGCTCGGCACCGGGCTCGGCCAGGCCGTCGAGCAGCTCCCGACGACGCCCGCCGACGAGCGCGCGAACCTGGCCCAGGTCGTGACCTCGCCCGTCGCGGCCCCGACCTCGACCGTCTCCGGGCCGCTGGGCCCGGTGTCGACGCTCGTCGCGGTCGCGCTCTGGATCGGCGCGCTCGTGCTGTTCCTCGTCATGCGGCCGCTGCCCGTGCGCGTCGCCGGGTCGACGCGGTCGGCGCTCGCGCAGGCCGCCGGGGCTCTCGCGCTGCCGGCGCTGCTCTCCGTGGTCGCGGGTGCCGCGGTCGGCGCCGTCGCGGGCGGGATCACCGACCAGGGCGCAGGGCGGACCGTCGGCCTCGCGGTCGTCGGTGCGGTGGCCGCGGTCGCGCTGGCCGCGTTCCACCAGGCCGTCGCCGCCTGGTTCGGCACCGCCGGCCGCGTGGTCGCCGTGGTCGCGGGCTTCGCGTTCCTCGTCGCCGGCCTGGCCGCGACGGTGCCGGCCTGGGTCGGCACGTCGGTCGACTGGCTGCCGCTCGGCGCCACCGCGGACGCGCTCGGTGCGGTCGTCGGGGAGTCCCCCGCGTCGCTCGGGGGCGCGATCGTCGCCCTCGTCCTGTGGGTGGCCGCGAGCGTCCTGGCGACCGCAGGTGCGGCGACCCGCGCCCGCCAGGCCGTCGGCACCCGCACCCTCGCCGCCTACGCCTGA